CCCGTCCCGGTCACGCCCGGCCGCCCCCGGGGACGGAGCAGCACGGCGGGGCGGCCCGGTGGTGAACCTCATCGGGGCCACCTGGGAAACGTTCAACTGGGCCTCGGACCGGGCGGAGATCGAGCGGCTGCTGGCCCTTCTCGGCGTACGGGTGGGGACCGTCCTCTCCGCCGGCACCTCCGTCGCTGCGCTGCGCCGCGCCGGCGCCGCGCACCTCAACCTGGTGGTGCGCGACGTGGGGCTGGAAGCGGCGGAGGTTCTGAAGGCGCGCTTCGGAACCCCGTACCTGTACGGCCTGCCCTTCGGCGCCGAGGGTACGCGCACCTGGCTGGAGGAGGTGGCGGGGGTGCTGGGTGTCGGCCCGGCGCGCGAGGCCCTGGAGTGCGACCTGCGCCGGTACCGGATCGACTTTTGCACGCTCTCCCCCTGGCGAGGGATGCACCACCACCTGCGGCTGGCGATCTGCGCGCCATACGACTACGCCCTGGGCCTGACGCAGTTGCTGGCCGGCGAGTGGGGGCTGCCGGTGGAGCTCGTGGCCCTACCCGTGCCTCCCCTGGGCCCGGGGCATGACCCCGCAGGTGACGCCGTGCGGAGGCTAAAGGGGGCAGGCGCCGCCCGCGTGCAGGTGGCCCCCGGCGAGGACGGGCTGGCGGCTGCCCTGGCCGACCTGCAGCCCCATATCCTCCTGGGTAGCAGCGAGGACGAGCAGCTGGCTCCGCAGACCCTCGTGCACGTCCGGGCCTCCTTTCCGTCCTGGGACCGAATGCACTTCCACGATGGGACGCCGTTCGTGGGCCCTCGGGGCAGCCGGTACCTGGCACAGGTGCTTGCAAACGACATGCTCGCAGCTCTGGCAAGAGGGCAACGGCCCGAGTAGCGGAGGAAGGCGTATGCGGAGGATTGCCATCTACGGCAAGGGCGGCATCGGCAAGTCGACCACCGCCGCCAACCTCGCCGCAGCCCTGGCGGAGCGGGGCCTGCGCGTGATGCAGGTGGGGTGCGACCCGAAGGCGGATTCGACCCTGTACCTGACCGGGCGCCGGGTGGTCACGGTGCTCGATCTACTGAAGACGCGACGCACCCTGGCCCTGTC
This region of Bacillota bacterium genomic DNA includes:
- a CDS encoding nitrogenase component 1, producing MTAPRVTAPQPTDYLGVVWALAGVEGVRIVGHGASGCSFYDYLGLRDLQPARWPLPLFSAGFEEADVGLGGEDRLAQAVLEVDRVYRPEVIALVNVTVGGLMGADPVALARELAPQVRARIVSFAGGGYRGPYTVGEAEALAVLAAEVVEKGPSRSRPAAPGDGAARRGGPVVNLIGATWETFNWASDRAEIERLLALLGVRVGTVLSAGTSVAALRRAGAAHLNLVVRDVGLEAAEVLKARFGTPYLYGLPFGAEGTRTWLEEVAGVLGVGPAREALECDLRRYRIDFCTLSPWRGMHHHLRLAICAPYDYALGLTQLLAGEWGLPVELVALPVPPLGPGHDPAGDAVRRLKGAGAARVQVAPGEDGLAAALADLQPHILLGSSEDEQLAPQTLVHVRASFPSWDRMHFHDGTPFVGPRGSRYLAQVLANDMLAALARGQRPE